A stretch of Kyrpidia spormannii DNA encodes these proteins:
- the ypeB gene encoding germination protein YpeB — protein sequence MYTRVAAVLTPILAVALVVTGFWGYREHRQKQAVLLKAENQYQRAFHDLTTHVDQLQDELGKAMAINSVRQQTPCMTNIWRLAFAAQSDVGQLPLTLMPFHKTQEFLNNIGQFSYRLGVKDPQKPLGAEDWATLKNLYGQAAQVETDLRQVQSNVLSHNLRWMDAEMAISDTQKKGDNQIIDGFQKLEKQVTEFPEVSFGPTNRTLESRIQEQPMQALGPAASPQQVAAKVKQFLGLAGKETVKVQENGKGNPTPSYSVTVQDGQASHMFLDVTKQGGHVLWYMNDRAVNGEKVDLSTGAAGAASWLRAHGYPVMEMIQADQTDNVGVYEFIPVERGVRLYPDKVTVKVALDNGEVIGLSAKDYVYHHRPRNLPVPTLSLAQAQQRLSPHVTVHEHHLALIPNDEKQEVLAYEFLGTIDRDTYRIYINAQNGDEEGVEKMRREPSGTAQSW from the coding sequence ATGTACACGCGCGTGGCTGCAGTCCTGACGCCAATCCTCGCCGTGGCCCTCGTCGTCACCGGGTTTTGGGGATACCGGGAACACCGCCAAAAACAAGCGGTGCTCCTGAAAGCCGAAAACCAGTATCAGCGGGCTTTTCATGATTTGACGACCCACGTTGACCAACTGCAAGATGAGTTGGGCAAAGCGATGGCGATCAACAGTGTCCGCCAACAGACACCTTGCATGACGAACATTTGGCGCCTCGCTTTCGCGGCTCAGTCGGACGTCGGTCAGTTGCCTCTCACCTTAATGCCCTTTCACAAGACCCAGGAGTTCCTGAACAATATCGGCCAGTTCAGCTATCGGTTGGGTGTGAAGGATCCGCAAAAGCCCCTGGGGGCCGAAGATTGGGCGACGCTGAAAAATCTCTATGGCCAAGCGGCACAGGTGGAAACGGACCTGCGCCAGGTTCAAAGTAACGTGTTAAGCCACAACCTTCGTTGGATGGATGCGGAAATGGCCATATCCGACACCCAGAAAAAGGGCGATAACCAGATCATCGACGGATTTCAAAAATTAGAGAAGCAGGTGACAGAGTTCCCGGAGGTCTCCTTTGGCCCGACCAACCGGACACTGGAATCGCGCATACAGGAACAACCGATGCAAGCCCTTGGCCCTGCAGCTAGTCCGCAACAAGTCGCTGCGAAAGTGAAGCAGTTCTTAGGCTTGGCGGGTAAAGAGACGGTCAAGGTCCAGGAAAACGGCAAAGGCAACCCCACTCCCAGTTATAGTGTGACCGTCCAGGACGGTCAGGCGAGTCACATGTTCTTGGACGTCACCAAACAGGGTGGCCATGTTCTGTGGTACATGAATGATCGGGCAGTGAACGGGGAGAAGGTGGATTTGTCCACGGGGGCTGCGGGAGCGGCCAGTTGGCTTCGGGCCCACGGGTACCCGGTGATGGAGATGATCCAAGCGGACCAGACGGACAATGTTGGGGTTTATGAGTTTATTCCGGTGGAGCGCGGGGTTCGTTTGTATCCCGATAAGGTGACCGTGAAGGTCGCTCTGGACAACGGCGAGGTGATCGGCTTGTCCGCCAAAGATTATGTCTATCACCACCGTCCTCGAAACCTTCCGGTACCGACCTTATCCTTGGCCCAGGCTCAACAACGGTTGAGTCCCCATGTTACCGTGCATGAACATCATTTGGCTTTGATTCCAAATGATGAAAAGCAAGAGGTTTTGGCCTACGAATTCCTAGGTACCATCGATCGGGACACCTATCGCATCTACATCAACGCTCAGAACGGAGATGAAGAAGGGGTAGAAAAAATGCGCCGGGAGCCGTCTGGAACGGCTCAGAGTTGGTAG
- a CDS encoding N-acetylmuramoyl-L-alanine amidase family protein, translating into MRKRRATLIVIRPPWRRWAAAVALLLLCALLLLPAAGLPIGAPAWWPTPVVVIDPGHGGYDPGVETDSGISEKDITLQISQTLAASLRTRGYTVLLTRTDDRDYALPGQRGRNAKRTDLDARIALAEAHRAVAFISIHCNSSPEATRGGAETFFNPSLTGSKTLAQAIQTELRKIPGMSLREAHDGSAYYLLQHLTMPAVIVEAGYLLIPSDRVKLVNPAYQRQVAEAVAAGLTHFLNSWSGTS; encoded by the coding sequence GTGAGAAAGAGAAGAGCGACTTTGATCGTGATTCGTCCGCCGTGGAGGCGCTGGGCCGCCGCCGTCGCCCTGCTGCTTCTGTGCGCCCTTCTCCTGCTTCCGGCGGCCGGCCTGCCCATTGGCGCCCCCGCCTGGTGGCCCACTCCCGTCGTGGTCATCGATCCGGGACACGGCGGTTACGACCCCGGGGTGGAGACCGACTCGGGAATCTCTGAAAAGGACATCACCCTTCAAATCTCTCAGACCCTGGCCGCTTCCCTGAGGACCCGAGGGTACACTGTCCTTCTGACGCGCACAGACGATCGGGACTATGCCCTTCCGGGACAACGAGGCCGCAACGCTAAACGCACGGACCTCGACGCCCGGATTGCTTTGGCCGAAGCTCACCGAGCGGTGGCGTTTATCAGCATCCATTGCAACAGTTCACCCGAAGCCACCCGGGGCGGAGCAGAGACCTTTTTTAATCCCTCTCTAACCGGGTCGAAGACCCTGGCCCAGGCCATCCAGACCGAGCTTCGGAAGATCCCAGGGATGTCCCTTCGGGAAGCCCACGATGGATCCGCTTACTACCTTTTACAACATCTGACCATGCCCGCCGTCATTGTGGAGGCGGGGTATCTGCTCATCCCCTCGGACCGGGTGAAACTGGTCAACCCCGCTTACCAACGCCAAGTGGCCGAGGCCGTGGCCGCGGGCCTGACCCACTTTTTGAACAGCTGGTCCGGAACTTCGTGA
- the cmk gene encoding (d)CMP kinase: MKGLRVAIDGPAGAGKSTIARRVAEALGLLYVDTGAMYRGITWVALQKGIDPADAAALANLARDVHVELRPEKDGVRVWIDGQDITPFLRDPRVSRAVPAVSGVPAVRMRMMELQKDLARRGGVVMDGRDIGTVIMPDAEVKVFLTASLEERAKRRVKELRGYGHRIDPDQVGRELAERDRADAAREFSPLVKAPDARVIDTTGRDVESVVEEVLTLCRTRLLKGEE, translated from the coding sequence ATGAAGGGATTGCGAGTAGCGATTGACGGTCCTGCCGGGGCCGGGAAAAGCACCATTGCGCGGCGAGTGGCCGAAGCGTTGGGCCTTCTGTATGTGGACACCGGGGCCATGTACCGGGGGATCACGTGGGTCGCCTTGCAAAAAGGCATCGATCCGGCGGATGCGGCCGCTTTGGCGAATCTGGCCAGGGATGTCCACGTGGAACTGCGTCCGGAGAAAGACGGGGTACGGGTGTGGATCGATGGGCAAGATATAACGCCTTTTCTCCGGGATCCCCGGGTGAGCCGGGCGGTACCCGCAGTGTCCGGGGTGCCGGCTGTTCGGATGCGCATGATGGAGTTGCAGAAGGATTTGGCTCGCCGAGGCGGAGTGGTGATGGATGGAAGGGACATCGGGACGGTGATCATGCCCGATGCTGAAGTCAAGGTTTTCCTGACAGCGTCTTTGGAGGAACGGGCGAAGCGGCGTGTGAAGGAGCTTCGGGGATATGGTCACCGCATCGACCCTGATCAAGTCGGGCGGGAACTGGCAGAACGGGACCGGGCCGATGCAGCGAGGGAATTCTCGCCTTTGGTGAAGGCCCCGGATGCCCGGGTGATCGATACGACGGGGCGCGACGTGGAGAGTGTGGTGGAGGAAGTGCTGACCTTGTGCCGAACCCGTCTCCTAAAGGGGGAAGAGTAG
- a CDS encoding lysophospholipid acyltransferase family protein, whose amino-acid sequence MADRVYRVARVLIREPLRVAFPLQVMGRERIPERGGVLICANHGSNWDPVLLGLSVLRPIHFMAKEELFRIPGLSWLIRGLGAFPVRRGTADRAALKTAVHLAREEGRVVGLFPEGTRRRPGREVHPMPGAGMVALRSGVPVIPVHIDADYRWRSPVVVRIGLPLDLTPWVHLRLSSREYAEVARAIMDAVYRLPEEGPPVTKVGSG is encoded by the coding sequence ATGGCAGATCGGGTATACCGTGTGGCGCGGGTGTTAATCCGGGAGCCTCTGCGGGTTGCATTTCCCCTCCAGGTCATGGGTCGGGAGCGGATACCGGAACGGGGTGGGGTGTTAATCTGCGCGAATCACGGCAGTAATTGGGACCCGGTGTTGTTGGGTCTGAGTGTCCTCCGTCCGATTCACTTTATGGCAAAGGAAGAGTTGTTTCGGATCCCGGGTCTTTCCTGGTTGATTCGGGGCTTGGGGGCTTTTCCTGTGCGCCGGGGTACGGCGGATCGCGCCGCCCTGAAGACAGCGGTTCATCTGGCCCGGGAGGAAGGTCGAGTGGTGGGATTATTCCCGGAAGGAACCCGGCGGCGGCCTGGACGGGAAGTTCACCCGATGCCCGGTGCGGGCATGGTCGCTTTGCGAAGCGGGGTACCGGTCATTCCCGTTCATATCGACGCCGACTACCGGTGGAGGTCGCCTGTCGTCGTTCGCATCGGCCTGCCCCTCGATTTGACACCGTGGGTCCACCTGCGGCTATCGTCTCGGGAGTATGCGGAGGTGGCCCGGGCGATCATGGACGCGGTCTACCGGTTGCCAGAAGAAGGCCCGCCTGTCACCAAGGTGGGGTCTGGGTAG
- the rpsA gene encoding 30S ribosomal protein S1, producing MDEMRDMTDLVALHKGDVVKGRITKIEDGQVFVDVGYKFDGVIPIGELSALRVESPSDVVQVGDEVEVRVQRINDEEGKLVLSKKAVDAEKAWERLQQLFESQETFEVQVADVVKGGLVADVGVRAFIPASLVERHFVEDFSGYKGRTLRVKVAELDRSDNKVILSQKAVLEEEYQQKKEEVLHRLQPGDIITGKVQRLTNFGAFVDVGGVDGLVHISELAWHRVEHPSEVVKEGDEVTVKVLKVDPERERVSLSIKEATPGPWSGVSERYHVGDVVTGTVRRLVSFGAFVELEPGVEGLVHISQIANRRIGTPQEVLEPGQEVRVKILDVNEEDQRISLSIREAEGDRNRRDVERYNERQGPSTGSGVTLGEMFGDLFKNRH from the coding sequence ATGGATGAAATGCGCGACATGACCGATTTGGTGGCGTTGCACAAAGGGGACGTCGTGAAGGGCCGAATCACCAAGATCGAAGATGGCCAAGTGTTTGTCGACGTGGGTTACAAGTTCGACGGGGTCATTCCGATCGGCGAATTGTCGGCACTCCGGGTAGAATCGCCTTCTGATGTCGTTCAGGTGGGGGACGAAGTGGAGGTCCGGGTGCAGCGCATCAACGATGAAGAGGGCAAGCTCGTGCTTTCCAAGAAAGCGGTGGATGCCGAGAAAGCATGGGAACGACTGCAGCAACTGTTTGAAAGTCAGGAGACCTTCGAAGTCCAGGTCGCCGATGTGGTCAAAGGCGGGCTCGTCGCGGACGTGGGGGTGCGAGCTTTTATCCCCGCTTCCTTGGTTGAACGACATTTTGTCGAAGATTTTTCCGGATATAAAGGGCGGACTCTCCGGGTGAAGGTGGCGGAGCTCGACCGTTCGGACAACAAAGTGATTTTGTCTCAAAAGGCAGTTCTGGAAGAGGAGTATCAGCAAAAGAAAGAAGAGGTGCTCCATCGCCTGCAACCCGGGGATATTATCACGGGGAAAGTGCAGAGGTTGACGAACTTCGGGGCTTTTGTGGATGTCGGCGGCGTCGACGGGCTCGTGCACATCTCGGAATTGGCTTGGCACCGGGTAGAACACCCTTCCGAAGTGGTCAAAGAAGGGGATGAAGTCACCGTCAAGGTCCTTAAGGTGGACCCGGAGCGGGAGCGGGTGTCTCTCTCGATCAAGGAGGCGACCCCTGGTCCATGGTCCGGCGTGTCCGAGCGGTATCATGTGGGTGACGTGGTGACCGGTACCGTCCGACGCTTGGTGTCCTTCGGGGCATTCGTGGAGTTAGAGCCAGGTGTGGAAGGATTGGTGCACATTTCCCAGATCGCCAACCGGCGAATCGGCACGCCCCAAGAAGTACTGGAACCGGGACAGGAGGTTCGCGTGAAGATCCTGGACGTCAACGAGGAGGACCAGAGGATTTCCCTGTCGATCCGCGAGGCCGAGGGAGATCGCAATCGTCGGGATGTAGAACGGTACAACGAGCGCCAGGGGCCGTCCACCGGTTCTGGAGTGACGCTTGGGGAGATGTTCGGAGATCTGTTCAAGAACCGCCATTAA
- a CDS encoding DUF3189 family protein yields MSNSGIKLVYPSGPAEPGLRVVYYCYGSAHSSIVCAAIHLGRLTGNRVRGRDIVQLADYDATEPWSIGTVYFKGVDDLGHPVYTLGLGPRRKAALEAVIALLALPGFQTVPILFAEALSQIGPVARMGGALSRRYGMVKWGRPLSAWAIARRIDEMRSFVDRVRETERQAAIDAPAPLLS; encoded by the coding sequence ATGTCGAACTCTGGCATCAAGCTCGTCTATCCGTCTGGCCCGGCTGAGCCAGGTCTCCGGGTGGTCTACTATTGCTACGGCAGTGCTCATTCCTCGATCGTCTGTGCGGCTATACATTTGGGGCGCTTAACCGGGAACCGGGTCCGGGGCCGGGACATTGTCCAACTTGCTGACTATGACGCCACTGAGCCTTGGTCGATTGGAACGGTCTATTTTAAGGGCGTGGATGATTTGGGCCACCCCGTGTATACCCTTGGTTTGGGTCCGCGGCGCAAGGCGGCTCTAGAGGCGGTGATTGCTCTTTTGGCGCTCCCGGGGTTTCAAACGGTGCCGATCCTCTTTGCAGAGGCCCTGTCTCAAATTGGGCCGGTGGCTCGTATGGGAGGGGCCCTGTCCCGGCGGTACGGGATGGTCAAGTGGGGGCGGCCCCTGAGTGCCTGGGCCATTGCCCGACGTATTGATGAGATGCGGTCTTTTGTCGACCGGGTGCGGGAAACGGAGCGGCAGGCTGCGATTGACGCACCGGCGCCGCTTCTGTCATAA
- the der gene encoding ribosome biogenesis GTPase Der, translating to MPGGLVAIVGRPNVGKSTLFNRIVGGRIAIVEDKPGVTRDRLYALASWNGRGFRIIDTGGLDFGGSDTIVESIRAQVELALEEADAVIFLVDGISGVTPADEEIAGRLRRAGKPVVLAVNKLDNPDRMTAHYEFFRLGLGEPFPISAEHGLGIGDLLDAVVRLLPPEDTEEPDHDAIRVAVIGRPNVGKSSLVNRLLGEERVLVSEIPGTTRDAVDTFFEREGHSFILIDTAGLRKRGRVWEGTEKYSVLRALRAIDRSDVCLLVIDGKQGIAEQDKRVAGYAVDAGRAVAVVVNKWDLVEKDDKTAVRMTEEIRQEFAFMTWAPVVFVSAKTGQRVGRILDLVVQIAEQHAMRMSTATVNRVVEDAVERVPPPSDKGRRLRLYYASQVGVKPPTFVFFVNDPELMHFSYVRYLENQLRSAFGFEGTPLRLLIRQRKSGARPPR from the coding sequence ATGCCCGGAGGACTGGTTGCGATCGTCGGCCGGCCGAATGTGGGGAAATCGACTTTGTTTAATCGAATTGTGGGCGGGCGGATCGCGATCGTCGAAGATAAACCCGGGGTAACTCGAGATCGGCTCTACGCTTTGGCGTCGTGGAACGGCCGGGGGTTTCGCATTATTGACACCGGAGGGTTGGACTTCGGCGGTTCGGATACGATCGTGGAATCGATTCGCGCCCAAGTTGAATTGGCGCTGGAAGAAGCGGACGCGGTGATTTTTCTCGTGGATGGAATCTCCGGGGTCACTCCGGCGGACGAAGAAATCGCCGGGCGGCTACGCCGGGCCGGGAAACCGGTGGTTCTTGCGGTCAACAAGTTGGACAACCCGGACCGAATGACTGCCCACTACGAGTTTTTTCGGCTGGGCCTGGGCGAGCCCTTCCCGATTTCGGCTGAACACGGGTTGGGGATTGGCGATCTGCTCGATGCCGTTGTCCGCCTGTTGCCTCCGGAGGATACTGAGGAACCGGATCATGATGCGATTCGGGTGGCGGTGATCGGTCGCCCGAACGTGGGCAAGTCTTCCCTGGTCAACCGACTCCTCGGCGAGGAGCGGGTTCTGGTCAGCGAGATACCGGGGACCACTCGGGATGCGGTGGATACCTTTTTCGAACGGGAAGGCCATTCGTTCATTCTCATTGACACCGCCGGGCTGCGAAAACGTGGACGGGTATGGGAAGGTACAGAAAAGTACAGCGTTCTTCGGGCGCTGCGGGCCATCGATCGCAGTGACGTGTGCTTGTTGGTCATCGACGGCAAACAGGGCATCGCCGAGCAAGACAAACGCGTGGCGGGGTATGCGGTGGATGCAGGCCGGGCGGTGGCGGTGGTGGTGAACAAATGGGATTTGGTGGAGAAGGACGATAAAACGGCGGTCCGCATGACAGAGGAGATCCGCCAGGAGTTTGCCTTTATGACCTGGGCCCCGGTGGTGTTTGTCTCAGCGAAGACCGGGCAGCGGGTGGGACGGATCTTGGATTTGGTGGTACAGATTGCCGAACAGCACGCCATGCGCATGTCCACAGCTACAGTCAACCGCGTGGTGGAGGATGCTGTCGAGCGAGTTCCGCCCCCTTCCGACAAGGGGCGCCGGTTGCGTTTGTACTATGCGTCCCAGGTGGGAGTGAAGCCTCCGACCTTCGTATTTTTCGTCAATGATCCAGAACTCATGCATTTTTCCTATGTCAGGTACCTGGAGAATCAACTGAGGTCAGCTTTCGGATTTGAAGGCACACCGCTTCGCCTCCTCATTCGACAGCGCAAGTCCGGGGCCCGGCCGCCAAGATGA
- the plsY gene encoding glycerol-3-phosphate 1-O-acyltransferase PlsY, with protein sequence MIGQGILAAVIGYLLGSISSSVLVGRWMAGIDIRQHGSGNAGATNTLRVLGQRAAAAVLVADVAKGLIAIAVAMALAPDRTGVWAVAGLFAIVGHNWPIFFGFRGGRGIATAIGVLLTLVPVPALVAGGIALIALALTRYVSLGSLLFTLLTAVFAVVFHYPAVEIWLTIAIAALAVWRHRDNIGRLIRGEEHRLGQGKSRL encoded by the coding sequence ATGATTGGACAAGGGATTCTCGCTGCGGTCATCGGCTACTTACTCGGCTCCATCTCCTCAAGTGTGTTGGTGGGTCGATGGATGGCCGGGATTGACATTCGCCAACACGGGAGCGGGAACGCCGGCGCGACGAATACCTTACGGGTTTTGGGACAGCGGGCGGCAGCGGCGGTTTTGGTGGCAGATGTTGCAAAGGGGTTGATTGCCATCGCCGTGGCCATGGCCCTGGCGCCCGACCGCACGGGAGTGTGGGCGGTGGCGGGTTTATTCGCCATCGTTGGACATAATTGGCCGATTTTTTTCGGGTTTCGCGGAGGGCGGGGCATCGCTACGGCAATTGGGGTTTTGTTGACTCTTGTGCCGGTTCCGGCGCTGGTGGCGGGGGGGATTGCCCTGATTGCCCTTGCTTTGACCCGGTATGTCTCCCTGGGCTCCCTGCTTTTCACCCTGTTGACCGCCGTGTTCGCGGTGGTGTTTCACTATCCCGCGGTTGAAATCTGGTTGACGATCGCCATTGCAGCGTTAGCGGTCTGGCGCCACCGGGATAATATCGGTCGATTGATCCGGGGTGAAGAGCACCGTCTCGGCCAGGGCAAAAGTCGATTATAA
- a CDS encoding NAD(P)H-dependent glycerol-3-phosphate dehydrogenase yields the protein MDIAVLGAGSWGTALSFVLADNGHRVHLWARRKELAAEINGRRTNERYLPGCTVPESVQAYTDLGEAVHGVRHVVLAVPSQTVGEVATQLNGQLEPDAYVLHAVKGIDVKTGRRMSEVILDACPGLEHRRLAVLSGPSHAEEVARRLPTTVVVAGFSPQGAEVWQRLLMNLRFRVYTHSDVVGVELGGSLKNIIAIGVGLSDGLGFGDNAKAALMTRGLHEIARLGFRLGAVPLTFAGLAGVGDLIVTCTSRHSRNRRAGLMLAEGRPLDEVLQGMGMVVEGVYTTRAAVELSEKAGVEMPIAKATFAVLFEKENPRRAVEELMGRTPKQEWVADLWQGPSDWSRGGDL from the coding sequence GTGGACATCGCGGTACTGGGGGCCGGCAGCTGGGGTACGGCCTTGTCCTTTGTGCTTGCGGACAACGGACACCGGGTCCACCTGTGGGCGCGCCGGAAAGAACTGGCGGCGGAAATCAATGGGCGCCGCACCAACGAACGGTACCTGCCTGGATGTACGGTGCCCGAAAGCGTTCAGGCTTATACGGATCTGGGCGAAGCCGTACACGGCGTTCGCCACGTGGTGTTGGCGGTGCCTTCCCAGACGGTGGGGGAGGTCGCCACCCAGTTAAATGGTCAGTTGGAACCGGACGCCTACGTGCTTCATGCCGTGAAAGGGATTGACGTCAAGACCGGACGGCGGATGTCCGAGGTGATTCTCGATGCTTGCCCGGGGCTCGAACACCGGCGTCTGGCGGTACTTTCCGGTCCCAGCCACGCCGAGGAAGTGGCCCGCCGGCTGCCGACCACGGTGGTGGTGGCAGGGTTTTCTCCCCAAGGGGCCGAGGTGTGGCAGCGTCTCTTGATGAATCTACGGTTTCGGGTTTACACTCACTCGGACGTTGTCGGGGTGGAACTGGGGGGGAGTCTGAAAAATATTATCGCGATCGGCGTGGGGCTGTCCGATGGCCTGGGGTTCGGCGACAACGCGAAGGCCGCGTTGATGACCCGGGGTCTCCACGAGATTGCAAGGCTCGGGTTTCGCCTGGGGGCTGTTCCCTTGACGTTTGCCGGACTTGCCGGGGTGGGGGATTTGATCGTCACCTGCACCAGCCGACACAGCCGAAATCGGCGGGCGGGGTTAATGCTGGCCGAAGGACGGCCTTTGGATGAAGTGCTGCAGGGCATGGGCATGGTGGTGGAAGGGGTCTATACCACCCGGGCGGCGGTGGAGTTGAGTGAAAAGGCCGGGGTGGAGATGCCTATCGCAAAGGCCACTTTCGCGGTTCTTTTCGAAAAGGAGAATCCCCGGCGGGCGGTGGAGGAACTCATGGGCCGCACGCCAAAACAGGAATGGGTGGCCGACCTCTGGCAAGGACCTTCGGACTGGAGTCGAGGCGGCGACCTTTGA
- the gcvH gene encoding glycine cleavage system protein GcvH: MSQIPEELKYSKEHEWVRVDGNRAVIGITDFAQSELGDIVFVELPAIGAEVKAGETFGTVESVKTVSDLYAPVSGKVVEVNGNLGDAPEKVNEDPYGDGWMIAVEMSNPQEVASLLDANGYNAHINA; the protein is encoded by the coding sequence ATGAGCCAGATTCCCGAGGAGTTAAAGTATAGTAAGGAGCACGAATGGGTCCGGGTTGATGGGAACCGCGCGGTTATCGGGATCACCGATTTTGCCCAGTCGGAACTGGGGGATATTGTGTTCGTGGAATTGCCCGCGATCGGCGCCGAGGTCAAGGCGGGGGAGACCTTCGGTACGGTGGAGTCGGTGAAGACCGTGTCGGACCTATATGCCCCGGTTTCGGGGAAAGTCGTGGAGGTCAACGGCAACTTGGGAGATGCCCCGGAAAAAGTGAATGAGGACCCCTACGGCGATGGGTGGATGATCGCCGTGGAAATGTCGAATCCGCAGGAAGTGGCCTCATTATTGGATGCGAACGGTTACAACGCCCATATCAACGCCTGA
- a CDS encoding lipoate--protein ligase family protein, producing the protein MRMQNWRLLHTGKGSAAFNMAVDEAVMIAHSKGEVPPTLRLYGWDPPTLSIGYFQRAGKEVDFEALSARGYGFVRRPTGGRAVLHDKEVTYSVVVSESYPEMPGSVTESYRVISEGLVRGLRKLGFDAHFARPDEEGRQRLAAPSSAACFDSPSWYEVVVEGKKLVGSAQTRQRGVILQHGSILLDLDPEALFAVLRFPSDRVRERLRRTFEEHAVSLRDLAGAPVSAERVEEALAEGFAEALGARLEPGELTAQERETAEQLMAKYLGDEWNYRK; encoded by the coding sequence ATGAGGATGCAGAACTGGCGACTGCTACATACGGGGAAAGGTTCGGCGGCTTTCAACATGGCGGTGGACGAGGCGGTGATGATCGCCCATTCCAAAGGGGAGGTGCCGCCGACCCTCCGGCTGTACGGGTGGGATCCGCCGACCTTGTCCATCGGATATTTTCAGCGGGCGGGGAAAGAAGTGGATTTCGAGGCCCTCAGTGCCCGGGGGTATGGGTTTGTGCGTCGGCCGACCGGAGGCCGGGCGGTCCTCCACGACAAGGAAGTCACCTACAGTGTCGTCGTGTCCGAATCTTATCCGGAGATGCCGGGGTCGGTGACCGAATCGTACCGGGTGATCAGCGAAGGATTGGTTCGGGGCTTGCGAAAGCTCGGCTTTGATGCCCACTTTGCTCGGCCCGACGAAGAGGGGCGCCAGAGGTTGGCAGCTCCCAGTTCGGCGGCCTGTTTCGATTCCCCGTCCTGGTACGAGGTCGTGGTGGAGGGGAAGAAGTTGGTCGGTAGTGCGCAAACTCGCCAGCGAGGAGTGATCCTTCAGCACGGCTCGATTCTTCTGGATCTGGACCCGGAGGCGCTTTTCGCGGTCTTGCGCTTTCCCTCGGACCGGGTCAGGGAACGGCTGCGGCGGACCTTCGAGGAGCACGCGGTGTCCCTCCGGGATCTTGCAGGGGCGCCGGTCTCGGCGGAGCGCGTCGAAGAAGCCCTGGCCGAGGGGTTTGCGGAGGCGCTGGGCGCCCGTCTCGAGCCCGGCGAACTCACGGCGCAAGAACGGGAGACGGCGGAACAGTTGATGGCCAAATATCTCGGAGACGAGTGGAATTATCGGAAGTGA